One stretch of Schizosaccharomyces pombe strain 972h- genome assembly, chromosome: III DNA includes these proteins:
- the gcs2 gene encoding glutamate-cysteine ligase regulatory subunit Gcs2 yields MIQNEKKHLILYTGDVTKNLKSGIWNASRIKSNLELVKALENVKLTKFTGDGDENLKKNIKVLVPVNEKPQKLDGKQEEYEIIVKLFFLDGENIDIKKREETLSQVFYNLHMLFGIDFVSTLVVSFPHITFLKESGNSSSNEIYDSIDEIPPQEIQSWVDTWKLLEEKVGEGKIGTLGVSEFGVNELQRLISSVNVVPESTQINIGQNCKLPNDLLNFADRHHLKLFFHSDPSALLSESEITSVIHKACPEIPNPARVDWVIRYTILTRHTAVIHQKGYIVQSTYTE; encoded by the exons ATGATTCAGAACGAGAAAAAACACTTGATTTTGTATACTGGAGATGTGACGAAAAACTTAAAGTCTGGCATTTGGAATGCTTCACgtataaaatcaaatttagaA TTGGTTAAAGCTCTAGAGAACGTTAAGCTCACGAAATTCACGGGTGATGGTgatgaaaatttgaagaaaaacattaaagTCTTGGTTCCAGTAAACGAAAAGCCTCAAAAACTAGATGGGAAACAAGAGGAGTATGAAATTATTG TaaagcttttctttttggacGGTGAGAACATAGACATAAAAAAGAGGGAAGAGACACTGTCTCAGGTgttttataatttacatATGCTTTTTGGCATTGATTTTGTTTCCACACTGGTGGTATCTTTTCCTCATATAACTTTCTTAAAGGAAAGTGGTAATAGCTCTTCTAATGAAATTTACGATTCAATTGACGAGATACCTCCGCAAGAGATTCAGTCCTGGGTTGACACTTGGAAACTATTAGAGGAAAAAGTAGGGGAAGGCAAGATTGGCACTTTAGGCGTTAGTGAATTTGGTGTCAATGAGTTGCAACGACTAATTTCTTCCGTGAATGTCGTTCCTGAATCCACCCAAATTAACATAGGCCAAAATTGTAAACTACCAAACGACCTATTGAATTTTGCTGATCGACATCATTTGaagttattttttcattctgATCCTTCTGCTCTTTTAAGCGAAAGTGAAATTACTTCTGTTATACATAAAGCCTGCCCGGAAATTCCTAATCCCGCACGTGTGGATTGGGTTATTCGATATACTATTCTGACAAGGCATACTGCCGTTATTCATCAAAAGGg GTATATTGTTCAAAGCACTTATACCGAGTAA
- a CDS encoding DNA polymerase alpha-associated DNA helicase A, which yields MSSSNEQICLDEDWIQKFGDREIEFVDEAQKSEVDETEKSIKRFPLSVLQRKGLALINLRIGVVKTGFGGKTIIDFEKDPAFSNGEELPANSFSPGDVVSIRQDFQSSKKKRPNETDISVEGVVTRVHERHISVALKSEEDIPSSVTRLSVVKLVNRVTYERMRHTMLEFKRSIPEYRNSLFYTLIGRKKADVSIDQKLIGDIKYFNKELNASQKKAVKFSIAVKELSLIHGPPGTGKTHTLVEIIQQLVLRNKRILVCGASNLAVDNIVDRLSSSGIPMVRLGHPARLLPSILDHSLDVLSRTGDNGDVIRGISEDIDVCLSKITKTKNGRERREIYKNIRELRKDYRKYEAKTVANIVSASKVVFCTLHGAGSRQLKGQRFDAVIIDEASQALEPQCWIPLLGMNKVILAGDHMQLSPNVQSKRPYISMFERLVKSQGDLVKCFLNIQYRMHELISKFPSDTFYDSKLVPAEEVKKRLLMDLENVEETELTDSPIYFYDTLGNYQEDDRSEDMQNFYQDSKSNHWEAQIVSYHISGLLEAGLEAKDIAVVTPYNAQVALIRQLLKEKGIEVEMGSVDKVQGREKEAIIFSLVRSNDVREVGFLAEKRRLNVAITRPKRHLCVIGDSNTVKWASEFFHQWVDFLEENAIVMDIDATMFE from the exons ATGTCTAGTTCAAATGAACAAATTTGTTTGGACGAAGATTGG atacaaaaatttgggGATAGGGAAATTGAATTTGTGGATGAAGCTCAAAAATCCGAAGTTGATGAGACAGAAAAGTCTATAAAACGCTTTCCGTTGTCCGTAttacaaagaaaaggatTAGCACTTATCAACCTTAGAATCGGAGTTGTAAAAACTGGATTTGGTGGTAAAAC aatcattgattttgaaaaagatcCAGCGTTCTCCAATGGTGAAGAATTACCAGCAAACTCTTTTTCACCTGGTGATGTTGTCAGTATTCGACAGGATTTTCAATcctccaaaaaaaaacgtcCCAACGAAACAGATATCTCAGTGGAGGGTGTGGTTACCCGAGTGCATGAAAGACATATATCTGTTGCTTTAAAGTCTGAAGAAGATATTCCTTCTTCCGTCACGCGTTTGTCAGT CGTCAAATTGGTGAATCGCGTTACGTATGAAAGAATGAGACATACTATGTtggaatttaaaagaagtatCCCGGAGTATCGAAACTCACTTTTTTACACCTTGATTGGAAGGAAGAAGGCAGATGTTTCTATAGACCAAAAATTAATCGGTGacattaaatatttcaacAAAGAATTAAATGCAAGCCAAAAGAAAGCAGTTAAATTTTCCATTGCGGTCAAGGAATTATCACTAATTCATGGTCCACCAGGAACCGGTAAAACCCACACCTTAGTTGAAATCATACAGCAGTTGGTTTTAAGAAACAAGCGTATTTTGGTTTGCGGTGCTTCCAATTTGGCAGTTGACAACATAGTAGATCGCCTAAGCAGTTCTGGGATTCCCATGGTCCGCTTAGGGCATCCTGCTAGGCTCCTTCCATCGATTTTGGATCATTCTTTGGATGTTTTATCACGAACGGGTGATAATGGAGACGTAATCCGTGGAATAAGCGAAGACATAGATGTATGCTTAAGTAAGATtacaaaaactaaaaatgGTAGAGAGCGTCGtgaaatttacaaaaatattcgGGAACTTCGCAAAGATTATCGAAAATACGAAGCTAAGACGGTAGCGAATATTGTTTCGGCAAGTAAGGTTGTGTTTTGTACTCTTCATGGTGCTGGATCGAGGCAGTTAAAAGGCCAAAGATTTGATGCAGTGATAATTGATGAAGCTTCACAAGCGTTGGAACCACAATGTTGGATTCCTCTTTTGGGAATGAATAAAGTGATCCTGGCTGGCGATCATATGCAACTTTCACCAAACGTACAAAGCAAAAGGCCTTATATATCTATGTTTGAACGATTGGTTAAATCTCAAGGAGATTTGGTTAAATGTTTTCTAAATATACAATATCGAATGCATGAACTTATTAGTAAATTCCCGTCTGATACATTTTACGATAGCAAATTAGTTCCCGCtgaagaagtaaaaaaacgCTTACTTATGGATTTAGAAAACGTCGAAGAAACTGAACTTACTGATTCACCAATTTACTTTTACGACACCCTGGGGAATTACCAAGAAGATGATCGATCAGAGGAtatgcaaaatttttaccaaGACAGTAAGAGCAATCACTGGGAAGCTCAGATTGTTAGCTATCATATATCAGGACTACTAGAAGCTGGACTTGAAGCTAAGGACATAGCAGTTGTTACTCCCTATAACGCACAGGTAGCCCTTATACGACAGTTATTAAAGGAAAAGGGAATAGAGGTTGAAATGGGCAGCGTTGATAAAGTGCAGGGCCGCGAGAAAGAGgcaattatattttctctAGTCAGAAGCAACGATGTTCGGGAAGTAGGGTTTTTGGCAGAAAAGAGAAGACTCAATGTAGCCATCACAAGGCCTAAAAGGCATCTTTGTGTAATTGGGGATAGCAACACTGTAAAGTGGGCTAGTGAATTCTTTCACCAATGGgttgattttttggagGAAAATGCCATTGTGATGGATATTGATGCAACCATGTTTGAGTAA
- a CDS encoding peroxin Pex28/29 yields the protein MQNELNPILLSQNSIRFATRVAIFFIIRDELVEAVTWRHPVKSMCLGLTITLLYLHPVSFSAILLLVFLTMMPISMTHDVTTNLKDLQNFMASYSSSYDQLLYFRQNYYHHITPSAISSGLLVSLVLIFLLAYLRISIDRYLPIAIWIGLISLHPKLRSYLIQFYSAKRDHVPYLQIRNELAQVWRHVDISGSQTTTRYTSFPKFNPENSVTSLDLVEPPENYSWAPQSDWTFVPPNEFRRFILWSPQPPKMNRKSSHGSNLPL from the coding sequence ATGCAAAATGAACTGAACCCGATTTTGCTTTCGCAAAACTCAATTCGGTTTGCAACCAGAGTTgctattttcttcattattCGAGACGAACTTGTAGAAGCAGTGACTTGGAGGCATCCTGTAAAATCTATGTGCTTGGGACTTACGATCACGTTATTGTATCTTCATCCAGTTTCATTTTCGGCGATTTTGCTCTTGGTATTTTTGACAATGATGCCGATAAGTATGACCCACGACGTTACCACAAATCTTAaagatttacaaaatttcatgGCTTCTTACAGCTCTTCTTATGATCAACTATTGTATTTTCGacaaaattattatcaCCACATTACTCCCTCTGCTATTTCATCTGGACTGCTAGTTTCTTTAGTTCTCATATTCCTGTTGGCATACCTGCGCATTTCAATTGACCGTTATTTACCAATTGCTATTTGGATTGGTCTAATTTCTCTTCACCCAAAATTACGAAGCTATCTCATTCAGTTTTATTCTGCTAAACGAGACCATGTGCCATATCTTCAAATTCGAAATGAGCTCGCCCAAGTTTGGAGGCACGTTGACATTTCCGGTTCGCAAACAACTACTCGCTACACttcatttccaaaattcAATCCGGAGAATTCAGTGACCTCCCTGGATTTGGTCGAACCGCCAGAGAATTATTCTTGGGCTCCTCAAAGCGACTGGACTTTTGTACCTCCTAATGAATTTCGGAGATTTATCTTATGGAGTCCCCAACCTCCAAAGATGAACAGAAAATCGTCACACGGATCAAATTTGCCCTTGTGA